The segment AAAGAATGCAAATTGCAGCAAGCCTTATTGGATTTAGGGTTTTCCCCTCAGCATGTTTTCATGTATAATGACAACAAAGTAAGCCGAAGGGGGGAAACAGGTCTTGAATTCGAAGAGAGAAAAACAGGCGGACAATAGTGAAGTCACTTCAATTCGCAATGACTATGTCCGCTCGGTGGAACAGCAGGAAAAACGCCACCAGGCACATAAGGTCCGTTTGTTCAGGAGATTAGCAGTCTTTGGAGTTCTTGTGGCCATGGTGAGCATCTGGGTCGGTACTACTATTTATGCCCAATCACAAACCATTTCAGAAAAAGAACAGCTGCGTGAAGAAGCGCTGGCGGAACTTCAGATAGTCGAAAAAGAGCAAGCGAAGCTGCAAGAACAGATTCTTTTGCTGAATGACAACGAGTATGTCGGAAAGCTGGCACGCAAAGATTATTTCTTGTCTGAGGAAGGCGATATCATTTTCACGGTTCCAGAAGACAAAGAAAAAAGCAAAGAAAACGATGAAGAAAAAGAGTAGTCAGTTGACACTCTTTTTTTGATGGTTATAATAAAAGTGGGAAGAGTCCCGCTATTACAAGCAAATGGCCCAAATTGGAGTCATCTTAATTTTTAAGGAGGAGCATTTTTTTTATGTCGATTGAAGTAGGCAGCAAGTTAGAAGGTAAAGTTACAGGTATTACAAATTTTGGAGCGTTTGTTCAGCTTCCAACTGGTGCAACTGGCCTTGTGCATATTAGTGAAGTCGCCGACAATTATGTCAAAGATATCAACGATCATCTAAAAGTAGGCGAAATGGTTGAAGTGAAAGTGATGAATGTAGAAGCTGATGGCAAAATCGGCCTTTCCATCCGTAAAGCGAAACCTCAGCCGGAAGGCGCACCCCAGCGTCCAGATCGCCCGCAGCGTCCTCGCCCAAGCAGTAACCGTTCATTCGAGCGTGCGCCTAAAGAGAACTTTGAGACAAAAATGGCGAAGTTCCTGAAGGAAAGTGAAGAAAACATGACTTCATTGAAACGTGCAACAGAATCGAAGCGCGGTGGCCGCGGCGCAAGAAGAGGATAACTTGCTAGCTGTTTCAATAGCATAGGAAAATGCTTCAGCACAGCTTAACAATTTAAATTTAGAACGCTTCTCACCTGGGAAGCGTTTTTTTTATAAAATGTTAAGAAAGTGATGATTCTTGAAAAGGAGCAAGTTCTAAACGTGTATTGAGAAGTATGCAAGTTATTCAGCCTCTTTGAACCCACCGATAAAGCCGATTGCAAAAGATCCTAAGACTGAAATTTTTTATGCAGGCATATTCAACATAGCAGCTTCTGATTTTGAAGAAGTGTTGCCTAATGCTTATCACTACAGCCAACTCAATGGATTTTTGCATAAAAAAAAGCAGCATCCTTAAAAAGGATGCTGCTTTTAATACCTATTCATATTCATAAATGGCGGCAGAGGGGATCGAACCCCCGACCTTACGGGTATGAACCGTACGCTCTAGCCAGCTGAGCTACGCCGCCCTTGTTCAAACGAACATTTTAAATCATACTATTGAACTGATAAAGTGTCAATTACAATTTGAAAATAATTTTTAAGAAAGCATATAATTAAAAAGAAATTTTGATCAGCAGAAATTTAATCCGCAAGTTTTTACTTGGAAAATGGGAGCCCAGTTTTCTCTTAAAGCGTGATAACTGCAAGAAAAGCTAAATGAGGTGTGCAAATGAAGACGTTTCACAAGAAAATGATGGAGTATATCAAAAAGCATCGTTTGCTTGTACCGGGTGATCGGGTGCTTGCCGGATGTTCTGGGGGAATCGATTCGCTGGTTCTATTGCATTTCCTCAAAACAAATGAAGACTATCTCGGCGTTTCGGTACACGGGGTCCACGTTAACCACATGCTGCGCGGAGAAGAATCGCGGCAGGACCGCTTATTTACAGAGGGAATTTGCCGGCAATGGAAAATCCCGTGTCATAGCCAGGATATACCCATCCCTGAAATTCTAGTAGCAAGGGGCGGCAATAAACAGCAAGTTTGCAGGGAACAGCGCTATGCTTATTTCGAGGAAGTGATGTGGCAGACTGAAGCTGGAAAATTTGTTACAGCTCATCATGCAGATGACCAGCTGGAAACTATTCTAATGTCGGGCATAAGAGGGACCTTGCAGTTTGGGAGCTTTGGTATTCCGGTGCGCCGATCATTTGGCAAGGGTGAATTGATTCGCCCATTGCTGGCCGTGACACGGGAAGAAATTGAACAATATGCTAAGGAAAACGGCCTCGTGCATAGAGAAGACTCCAGCAACGCAGAAAAAGTTTATACGAGAAACCGTGTTCGTCAAACAATTGTTCCTTTATTAAAAATGGAAAACAATACGGTGTCGGAGCAGTTTGGCGAATTAGCTGAAACAATGCAGCAAGACCAGCAATTTTTAATGGACTTGGCAGGAGAAAAAGTGAAGCAGATAATCCGA is part of the Planococcus shenhongbingii genome and harbors:
- a CDS encoding FtsB family cell division protein, encoding MNSKREKQADNSEVTSIRNDYVRSVEQQEKRHQAHKVRLFRRLAVFGVLVAMVSIWVGTTIYAQSQTISEKEQLREEALAELQIVEKEQAKLQEQILLLNDNEYVGKLARKDYFLSEEGDIIFTVPEDKEKSKENDEEKE
- the tilS gene encoding tRNA lysidine(34) synthetase TilS, coding for MKTFHKKMMEYIKKHRLLVPGDRVLAGCSGGIDSLVLLHFLKTNEDYLGVSVHGVHVNHMLRGEESRQDRLFTEGICRQWKIPCHSQDIPIPEILVARGGNKQQVCREQRYAYFEEVMWQTEAGKFVTAHHADDQLETILMSGIRGTLQFGSFGIPVRRSFGKGELIRPLLAVTREEIEQYAKENGLVHREDSSNAEKVYTRNRVRQTIVPLLKMENNTVSEQFGELAETMQQDQQFLMDLAGEKVKQIIRFEETGISLSAKSFSREALALQKRMVLILLNYLYNERQVEITKQLVEQVQEMMQSSAGTVFLHLPQNCMIVRQYDSVLLSMKPIGEAAVKNVSIVSNEWSKEMNGFRYKAVPLSQAKLEKNSRFWYFSASEKMKLLVRNRKPGDRIQLAGMERSKKVARLMIDEKVPVPLRKDWPVIAAENDEVLFLPGLRPSNFFSRIKRDEDNWVLIEQKV
- a CDS encoding S1 domain-containing RNA-binding protein; this encodes MSIEVGSKLEGKVTGITNFGAFVQLPTGATGLVHISEVADNYVKDINDHLKVGEMVEVKVMNVEADGKIGLSIRKAKPQPEGAPQRPDRPQRPRPSSNRSFERAPKENFETKMAKFLKESEENMTSLKRATESKRGGRGARRG